A genomic stretch from Paraburkholderia dioscoreae includes:
- a CDS encoding branched-chain amino acid ABC transporter substrate-binding protein, whose protein sequence is MRRFAMTAAALMAACFTLSATAQVVVTIGHSAPLTGPQAPNGKDNENGARLAIDELNKAGVTVAGQKVTFKLDSEDDQADPKIGVQVAQKLVDSGVVAVVGPYNSGVAIPASRVYNTGNVPMLPVASNPALTKQGFRNIFRIGASDEQLGGTMGQFAAKTLKAKTAAVIDDRTAYGQGVAEQFTKVAKANGIQIIDQEFTSSSATDFLGILTNIKSKNPDVIFFGGYAAQGAPMAKQMRQRGLRAKLLGGDGICSADMGKVAGDAASIVYCAQGGIALEKTAAGREFLEKYKAAYNIDTQVYAVSYYDGVKLLADAMVKAGTTTDKAKLTAQLAKENYKGVAGTYSFDEYGDLKGAPTTVYTIKNGLPVPYGQ, encoded by the coding sequence ATGCGACGTTTTGCAATGACTGCGGCCGCGTTGATGGCCGCCTGTTTCACCCTGTCCGCAACTGCCCAGGTCGTCGTCACCATCGGTCATTCGGCTCCGCTCACGGGCCCGCAGGCGCCCAACGGCAAGGACAACGAGAACGGGGCGCGGCTTGCCATCGACGAGCTGAACAAGGCGGGCGTTACCGTGGCGGGCCAAAAGGTCACGTTCAAACTGGACTCGGAAGACGACCAGGCCGATCCGAAGATCGGCGTGCAGGTTGCGCAGAAACTGGTCGATAGCGGCGTGGTCGCCGTTGTCGGACCATATAACTCTGGCGTGGCGATTCCCGCCTCGCGCGTCTACAACACCGGAAATGTGCCGATGCTGCCCGTCGCATCCAACCCGGCGCTGACCAAACAGGGCTTCAGGAACATCTTCCGTATTGGCGCGAGCGATGAACAGCTGGGCGGCACGATGGGACAATTCGCCGCGAAGACGTTGAAGGCCAAAACGGCCGCCGTTATCGACGATCGCACGGCATATGGTCAAGGCGTGGCGGAACAGTTCACGAAAGTCGCCAAGGCAAACGGCATTCAGATCATAGACCAGGAATTCACCAGCTCGTCGGCCACCGACTTCCTCGGCATTCTCACGAACATCAAGTCCAAAAATCCCGACGTGATCTTCTTTGGCGGCTACGCGGCGCAAGGCGCGCCGATGGCCAAACAGATGCGTCAGCGCGGGCTCAGAGCGAAACTGCTCGGCGGCGACGGCATCTGTTCGGCCGACATGGGCAAGGTTGCCGGCGACGCGGCATCGATCGTCTACTGCGCGCAGGGTGGTATTGCGCTCGAGAAAACAGCGGCCGGCCGCGAGTTCCTGGAAAAGTACAAGGCCGCGTACAACATCGATACCCAGGTCTACGCCGTGAGCTATTACGACGGTGTGAAGCTGCTCGCCGACGCAATGGTGAAAGCGGGCACGACAACGGACAAGGCAAAGCTGACCGCGCAACTCGCGAAGGAGAACTATAAGGGCGTTGCGGGCACCTATTCGTTCGACGAGTACGGCGACCTGAAGGGCGCCCCGACCACCGTGTACACCATCAAGAACGGCCTGCCGGTCCCCTACGGTCAGTAA